Within the Sulfurospirillum barnesii SES-3 genome, the region GCATAAGGGACAATCTCATTTTTGTGGGTGATGAGATATTCAAGCAGTTCGATTTCTTGATTGCTTAATGTAATGGAGTGCTCTTCTGCTAAAATCTTTTTGGTGTTAAAATCATAATGAAATAGATTGCAAAGGGTGACTTTTTTATCTTTGGATGCTAACTCATCTAAAGCCGCATCCAAGGCTTTGGAAAAATGAACCATGTCAAGCGATGTGATAGCACTCATTTTTGCAGATAAAAAAGAGAGCTGTTTTTGCTCATAAAGTCTCTCACATGCAAGGCGTAGTTTTTCAAACAAAAGTGTCACATCAACAGGTTTAAGCACATAACTAAACACACCCAATTCAATCGCTTCAAGCAAATATTCTTGATCATTATAGGCAGTGGTGAGCAAGCAGGCAACGTTTGGGTTGATCTGTTTGATTTTTCGAATCATCTCAAGCCCATCCATCTTTGGCATATGAATATCACTCATAACCACATCAATTGTAGGTTCATTTTGGAAGAGCATGAGTCCTTCTTCCCCTGTGGTCGCAACGAAAACTTTTTTGAAACTATTTTCCAAATAGTAACGAAGGTTGTTTCTCGTTCCTTCTTCATCTTCTACGTATAAAATGGAGAGATTTTCAAGATTTTTCATGGGGGAATGGTAACATAAAACTCTTTTCATTTTATGCCATTAATTATTTATTTTAAGTGCTCTTCATTTTTTCTTCATTTTTTTCCATTATGATTTTTGAAAATAAAATAGTATAGTTTCTTCAGAAGATGTTTTTATGGGAAACTGGACGGATTTGGGTTAGTATGTTTGCATTGTAATGAAATGCTTAATATATGAAATATTCCTAGAAGGATGGTTTTTGTGGACAGAGAAGAACATGCTTTAAAAATTGTTAAGAACTACATGTGGTGGTCGATGGGTGCAGGGCTTATTCCTGTTCCGTTTGTTGATCTAGCAGCTGTTACTGGTATTCAGCTTAAAATGCTCTCTGATATATCAAAGTGCTATGATATGGAATTTTCAGAACATAAGGGCAAGTCTATTATTGCTGCACTTTTAGGCTCCGTTGTCCCAAACCAGCTTTCAAAAGGTTCTTTAGGCAGCCTTTTAAAAATGGTTCCTGTTGTAGGTCCTGTGTTGAGTGGTTTGTCAATGTCTATATTTTCTGGAGCTAGCGGATATGCTTTAGGAAAAGTATTTATTCAGCACTATGAATCGGGTGGAACTTTCCTTACCTTTGATCCTGAAAAAGTAAGAAACTATTATAAAGAGTCCTTTGAACGAGGTATGGAAGTAGCTGAAAAGTTCGAACAGGGACAAAGTGCCCAATCCGAACAAGCAAAGATATAATATTTTGAAAAATTATTTCAACAATAGTTCGATTCAATTTCTTCAAAAAGAATCAAGAGGTGTTAATCAAAAACTGATTGTTATAATAGTGCTCTCAGGCATTTCAAATGCGCTTCTTCTTGCTATTGTAAATGCGTCAATAACGCCCGAGTTTTTAAAAAACCCTGAAACAAAATACTTTTTTATTTTTGCTTTGTGTATAGGCCTTTTTATATACTCTCTACGTTATTTGATGTATAACTCAAGCGAGATTATAGAAGAAGCAGTCGATAAAGTACGAACCCGTCTGGTTGACAAAATTTTGATGTGCGATCTAAGAACCCTTGAGGAAATTGGGGATTCTGATGTATACACACGAATAAGCAGAGAAACCGCTTCCATTTCACAGAATATGCGTTCTATCTTCATGGCAGCACAGTCTGCATTTATGGTCGTTTTTACCGTACTTTATATTTCATTTATCTCTTTTCAGGCATTTTTGATAAGTGCGGCTATGATTCTTTTTGCCACTTTTATCTATCTTCGAAACAGAAAAGTGCTAGAACAGCATCTGCATGAATCTTCACAAGAAGAAGACGAGCTTTTTAGCACTATTACCGATGTTCTCAATGGCTTTAAAGAGCTGAAGATGAACCGCAAAAAAAGCAAAGATGTCAGAGACTATTTTTATCAAAAATCTGGGGGTGTAAGGCGGACACGAACGAATGTCATGCTTGAATATGCCAACAATTATGTTTTCTCTGAAACATTTTTTTATATTTTGATTGGAACAATTGTTTTTATTTTGCCTGTACTTGCTTCCAACTTTGAAGAGAACATTGTCAAGGTTGTAACGGCCATTTTATTTCTTATTGGTCCCCTCACAAATACAGTGATGCAGATTCCTATTTTGTCACAAGTTGGTCTTTCGGTCAATAATATCTATACGCTAGAAGAGCGCATCGATACACTTGTTCAAGGAAGCGACATTTGTGCGGATGAAGAGATTAAAGATGCGGCTGCATTTGGGAGTATTCAGTTTGAAAATGTTGAATTTTCTTACAATACACCTGATGGAGCACACTCTTTCTCTGCAGGTCCTTTTAGTTTTAGCATTAATAAAGGAGAAGTACTTTTTATTGTTGGTGGCAATGGTAGTGGTAAAACAACGCTGATGAAGCTAATGACAGCACTCTATTTCCCCAACAAGGGGCGTATTTTGTTGGATAATATAGTTGTTACTAAAGAAAATTCTCAAAGCTATAGGGAACTCTTTTCGGTCATTTTCTCCGAATTTCATTTGTTCAAAAAACTTTATGGACTCAGCAAAACTGACCCAGAACAGGTTACCAAACTGCTTAAACTCATGGAAATAGACCACAAAACCGACTATAAAAATGGAGCCTTCACAAATATAAATCTTTCTACGGGCCAACGAAAAAGGCTCGCTCTTATTGTTACGTACCTCGAAGATAAAGAAATTTATATGTTTGATGAATGGGCGGCAGATCAGGACCCCCATTTTAGAAAATATTTTTACCATACTTTGGTACCTGAGCTTAAAAAGAGAGGCAAAACAGTCATTGCTGTTTCTCATGATGATAGGTATTTTGGTGAGGCTGACAGGGTGCTTGGAATGGATTATGGAAAAATCACAGAG harbors:
- a CDS encoding response regulator; the encoded protein is MKRVLCYHSPMKNLENLSILYVEDEEGTRNNLRYYLENSFKKVFVATTGEEGLMLFQNEPTIDVVMSDIHMPKMDGLEMIRKIKQINPNVACLLTTAYNDQEYLLEAIELGVFSYVLKPVDVTLLFEKLRLACERLYEQKQLSFLSAKMSAITSLDMVHFSKALDAALDELASKDKKVTLCNLFHYDFNTKKILAEEHSITLSNQEIELLEYLITHKNEIVPYATLMHHLSTQNPSLELVRTIVKSIRKKTTKGIIINLSGVGYKIGMHV
- a CDS encoding DUF697 domain-containing protein; amino-acid sequence: MVFVDREEHALKIVKNYMWWSMGAGLIPVPFVDLAAVTGIQLKMLSDISKCYDMEFSEHKGKSIIAALLGSVVPNQLSKGSLGSLLKMVPVVGPVLSGLSMSIFSGASGYALGKVFIQHYESGGTFLTFDPEKVRNYYKESFERGMEVAEKFEQGQSAQSEQAKI
- a CDS encoding cyclic peptide export ABC transporter; the encoded protein is MKNYFNNSSIQFLQKESRGVNQKLIVIIVLSGISNALLLAIVNASITPEFLKNPETKYFFIFALCIGLFIYSLRYLMYNSSEIIEEAVDKVRTRLVDKILMCDLRTLEEIGDSDVYTRISRETASISQNMRSIFMAAQSAFMVVFTVLYISFISFQAFLISAAMILFATFIYLRNRKVLEQHLHESSQEEDELFSTITDVLNGFKELKMNRKKSKDVRDYFYQKSGGVRRTRTNVMLEYANNYVFSETFFYILIGTIVFILPVLASNFEENIVKVVTAILFLIGPLTNTVMQIPILSQVGLSVNNIYTLEERIDTLVQGSDICADEEIKDAAAFGSIQFENVEFSYNTPDGAHSFSAGPFSFSINKGEVLFIVGGNGSGKTTLMKLMTALYFPNKGRILLDNIVVTKENSQSYRELFSVIFSEFHLFKKLYGLSKTDPEQVTKLLKLMEIDHKTDYKNGAFTNINLSTGQRKRLALIVTYLEDKEIYMFDEWAADQDPHFRKYFYHTLVPELKKRGKTVIAVSHDDRYFGEADRVLGMDYGKITEIRSNRSEI